The following proteins are co-located in the Vigna unguiculata cultivar IT97K-499-35 chromosome 9, ASM411807v1, whole genome shotgun sequence genome:
- the LOC114162445 gene encoding probable receptor-like protein kinase At1g80640 isoform X1 — MKMNLLFVVILLLHYVAAADPPASSPQFPPDFSPGAEQHHLHKKMLVAIVAATTSLAALVFGFLCFWIYHTRCPIKSKTKRVKTPGPDAERGITLAPFLSRFSSIKIVGMKESVPIVDYKQIEKTTNNFLESNILGEGGFGCVYKARLDHNLDVAVKKLHCETQNAEREFENEVKLLSKIQHPNIISLLGCSIDGDTRFIVYELMRNGSLEAHLHGPTHGSALTWHMRMKIALDTARGLEYLHEHCYPAVIHRDMKSSNILLDANFNAKLSDFGLAITDGSQSKKNIKLSGTLGYVAPEYLLDGKLSDKSDVYAFGVVLLELLLGRKPVEKLAPTQCQSIVTWAMPQLTDRAKLPNIVDPVIKDTMDHKHLYQVAAVAVLCVQPEPSYRPLITDVLHSLIPLVPIELGGTLRVSQVRQHASLAVNSRH, encoded by the exons ATGAAAATGAACCTTCTTTTTGTCGTTATTCTTCTTCTGCACTACGTTGCTGCTGCGGACCCTCCTGCTTCCTCTCCTCAATTTCCACCTGATTTCTCTCCAG GGGCGGAGCAGCATCACCTGCACAAGAAAATGCTGGTAGCTATTGTAGCAGCCACCACTTCACTTGCTGCACTCGTTTTCGGTTTCTTATGTTTCTGGATTTATCACACTAGGTGTCCAATAAAATCCAAAACCAAAAGGGTTAAAACTCCTGGTCCAG ATGCAGAGAGGGGGATCACCCTAGCACCGTTTCTGAGTAGATTCAGTTCCATCAAAATTGTTGGTATGAAGGAGTCTGTGCCGATAGTTGATTATAAGCAAATAGAAAAAACGACCAATAATTTTCTGGAAAGTAACATCTTGGGCGAGGGTGGTTTTGGATGTGTTTACAAGGCTCGGTTGGATCATAACCTGGATGTTGCGGTAAAAAAACTACACTGTGAAACTCAAAATGCGGAAAGAGAATTCGAG AACGAGGTGAAATTGTTAAGCAAAATTCAGCATCCGAATATAATCTCCTTACTGGGTTGTAGCATTGATGGTGACACGAGGTTTATCGTTTATGAGTTGATGCGAAATGGATCATTGGAAGCTCATTTACATG GACCTACTCATGGCTCGGCATTGACATGGCACATGAGGATGAAGATTGCTCTTGACACAGCAAG AGGACTAGAATATCTGCATGAACACTGCTACCCTGCAGTGATCCACAGAGACATGAAATCTTCCAATATTCTCTTAGATGCAAACTTCAATGCCAAG CTGTCTGATTTTGGTCTAGCCATAACTGATGGGTCCCAAAGCAAGAAGAACATTAAACTATCGGGTACCTTAGGATACGTAGCACCGGAGTATCTTCTAGACG GTAAATTGAGTGATAAAAGTGATGTGTATGCTTTTGGGGTTGTGCTATTAGAGCTTCTACTAGGAAGGAAGCCTGTGGAAAAACTGGCACCGACGCAATGCCAGTCTATAGTCACATGG GCCATGCCACAGCTCACAGACAGAGCCAAGCTTCCAAACATTGTGGATCCAGTGATTAAGGACACAATGGATCATAAACACTTATACCAG GTTGCTGCTGTAGCTGTGCTATGCGTGCAACCAGAACCTAGTTATCGCCCTCTCATCACAGATGTTCTTCACTCACTTATCCCTCTTGTTCCCATTGAGCTTGGAGGAACACTGAGAGTTTCACAAGTGAGGCAGCATGCCTCTCTTGCTGTGAATTCTCGTCATTGA
- the LOC114162445 gene encoding probable receptor-like protein kinase At1g80640 isoform X2: MKMNLLFVVILLLHYVAAADPPASSPQFPPDFSPGAEQHHLHKKMLVAIVAATTSLAALVFGFLCFWIYHTRCPIKSKTKRVKTPGPERGITLAPFLSRFSSIKIVGMKESVPIVDYKQIEKTTNNFLESNILGEGGFGCVYKARLDHNLDVAVKKLHCETQNAEREFENEVKLLSKIQHPNIISLLGCSIDGDTRFIVYELMRNGSLEAHLHGPTHGSALTWHMRMKIALDTARGLEYLHEHCYPAVIHRDMKSSNILLDANFNAKLSDFGLAITDGSQSKKNIKLSGTLGYVAPEYLLDGKLSDKSDVYAFGVVLLELLLGRKPVEKLAPTQCQSIVTWAMPQLTDRAKLPNIVDPVIKDTMDHKHLYQVAAVAVLCVQPEPSYRPLITDVLHSLIPLVPIELGGTLRVSQVRQHASLAVNSRH; encoded by the exons ATGAAAATGAACCTTCTTTTTGTCGTTATTCTTCTTCTGCACTACGTTGCTGCTGCGGACCCTCCTGCTTCCTCTCCTCAATTTCCACCTGATTTCTCTCCAG GGGCGGAGCAGCATCACCTGCACAAGAAAATGCTGGTAGCTATTGTAGCAGCCACCACTTCACTTGCTGCACTCGTTTTCGGTTTCTTATGTTTCTGGATTTATCACACTAGGTGTCCAATAAAATCCAAAACCAAAAGGGTTAAAACTCCTGGTCCAG AGAGGGGGATCACCCTAGCACCGTTTCTGAGTAGATTCAGTTCCATCAAAATTGTTGGTATGAAGGAGTCTGTGCCGATAGTTGATTATAAGCAAATAGAAAAAACGACCAATAATTTTCTGGAAAGTAACATCTTGGGCGAGGGTGGTTTTGGATGTGTTTACAAGGCTCGGTTGGATCATAACCTGGATGTTGCGGTAAAAAAACTACACTGTGAAACTCAAAATGCGGAAAGAGAATTCGAG AACGAGGTGAAATTGTTAAGCAAAATTCAGCATCCGAATATAATCTCCTTACTGGGTTGTAGCATTGATGGTGACACGAGGTTTATCGTTTATGAGTTGATGCGAAATGGATCATTGGAAGCTCATTTACATG GACCTACTCATGGCTCGGCATTGACATGGCACATGAGGATGAAGATTGCTCTTGACACAGCAAG AGGACTAGAATATCTGCATGAACACTGCTACCCTGCAGTGATCCACAGAGACATGAAATCTTCCAATATTCTCTTAGATGCAAACTTCAATGCCAAG CTGTCTGATTTTGGTCTAGCCATAACTGATGGGTCCCAAAGCAAGAAGAACATTAAACTATCGGGTACCTTAGGATACGTAGCACCGGAGTATCTTCTAGACG GTAAATTGAGTGATAAAAGTGATGTGTATGCTTTTGGGGTTGTGCTATTAGAGCTTCTACTAGGAAGGAAGCCTGTGGAAAAACTGGCACCGACGCAATGCCAGTCTATAGTCACATGG GCCATGCCACAGCTCACAGACAGAGCCAAGCTTCCAAACATTGTGGATCCAGTGATTAAGGACACAATGGATCATAAACACTTATACCAG GTTGCTGCTGTAGCTGTGCTATGCGTGCAACCAGAACCTAGTTATCGCCCTCTCATCACAGATGTTCTTCACTCACTTATCCCTCTTGTTCCCATTGAGCTTGGAGGAACACTGAGAGTTTCACAAGTGAGGCAGCATGCCTCTCTTGCTGTGAATTCTCGTCATTGA
- the LOC114162772 gene encoding 60S ribosomal protein L39 — MPSHKTFRIKKKLAKKMRQNRPIPYWIRMRTDNTIRYNAKRRHWRRTKLGF; from the exons ATG CCGTCACACAAGACTTTCAGAATCAAGAAGAAGTTGGCGAAGAAGATGAGGCAGAACAGACCCATCCCCTACTGGATCCGCATGAGAACCGATAACACCATCAG GTACAATGCTAAGCGCCGCCACTGGCGTCGCACCAAGCTTGGATTCTGA